In one Mycobacteroides chelonae genomic region, the following are encoded:
- a CDS encoding DUF4185 domain-containing protein has product MRRIRGSTVLLTALLTFTSLQLPCFPAAFADPLQPASLPALNPGEVVRVGPVAGTGTATSDYNLGATDLCEFMVFTGGMLQICGDSFAGQGVGYGGWYSPVALRVDTETVPNASGVRHSGVLGTDRPLLEDPTPPGFSQLPSGVIDINGTNWLFIAVTKNLVPQSTRLVKPDPFRAGWPTVPGSVRPGDYANGQQTQISGYYDPLWTPESPKGWVYIVSDGFDRSRPVVLYRAKPDTFTDRATWQGWGADAHGRWTWGAAVTPLWDDHLGELSMKMVDGQAVLSYFNQTTGNVEVRVADNPTRLGAVPATTVVNAGAWPEVADELPESWDNTLAQPYGGYIGPDSTLDRLSIYVSQWNTDSRDHAPYRVIEFAVNPLRAGVG; this is encoded by the coding sequence GTGCGGCGCATCAGGGGCAGCACGGTCCTGCTGACCGCGCTCCTGACGTTCACAAGCCTGCAATTGCCCTGCTTCCCAGCCGCATTCGCTGACCCGCTGCAGCCCGCGTCGCTGCCTGCGCTGAACCCCGGTGAGGTGGTGCGTGTTGGGCCGGTCGCGGGAACGGGCACCGCGACCTCCGACTACAACCTGGGCGCGACCGATCTGTGCGAGTTCATGGTTTTCACCGGCGGGATGCTGCAGATCTGTGGTGACAGCTTCGCAGGGCAGGGCGTGGGATACGGCGGCTGGTACTCGCCGGTGGCGCTACGCGTCGACACGGAAACAGTGCCGAACGCATCCGGTGTGCGTCACTCCGGTGTGCTGGGCACCGACCGCCCACTTTTGGAAGACCCGACGCCGCCGGGATTCTCGCAACTTCCCTCGGGCGTCATCGACATCAACGGCACTAACTGGCTGTTCATCGCCGTCACCAAGAACTTGGTTCCGCAGTCGACACGGTTGGTGAAGCCTGACCCCTTCCGTGCCGGATGGCCGACCGTGCCCGGATCGGTACGACCCGGTGATTACGCGAATGGCCAGCAGACTCAGATCAGCGGCTATTACGACCCGCTATGGACCCCTGAGTCGCCGAAGGGGTGGGTGTACATCGTCAGCGACGGATTCGATCGTTCGCGACCCGTGGTTCTGTACCGGGCCAAGCCGGACACGTTCACCGACCGCGCGACGTGGCAGGGGTGGGGCGCCGATGCTCACGGCAGATGGACCTGGGGTGCCGCCGTGACGCCGTTGTGGGATGACCACCTGGGCGAGCTGAGCATGAAGATGGTCGACGGACAGGCGGTGCTGTCTTACTTCAACCAGACCACGGGCAACGTCGAGGTGCGGGTTGCCGACAACCCCACGCGGCTCGGCGCGGTACCGGCGACCACGGTGGTGAACGCCGGGGCTTGGCCCGAGGTCGCCGACGAGCTGCCCGAGTCGTGGGACAACACCTTGGCTCAGCCGTATGGCGGATATATCGGGCCGGACTCCACGCTTGATCGGCTCAGCATTTACGTCAGCCAGTGGAACACCGATTCGCGCGACCATGCCCCCTATCGGGTGATCGAATTCGCGGTGAACCCGTTGCGGGCCGGTGTGGGCTAA
- a CDS encoding alpha/beta fold hydrolase — protein MSGAALQDRYVQSCLGGLHVRVGGNGPAILFWPSLLMTGSMWAEQARYFADRYTVILVDPPGHGDSQALHRMFRFEDCAHSIEQILDTLGIERAHLVGNSWGGMIGGTFAALHPGRAGASVLMNATASRANMRQTVEFRLLTEIVRLLGKFREPLTTRAVKAFVGPTIMRERPQVEQAIRAELRDLNVDSVYWAVNSVVPARPDQRELFGRIGTPILVVAGREDPTFPVAETELMAEAIPGAEFVIMENTGHLAALERPDEVNALIDEFLKRHPLEG, from the coding sequence ATGAGCGGTGCCGCATTGCAGGACCGGTACGTCCAGAGCTGCCTCGGCGGCCTGCATGTGCGGGTCGGCGGTAACGGGCCCGCCATCCTCTTCTGGCCCAGCCTGCTGATGACCGGGTCCATGTGGGCCGAACAGGCCCGATACTTCGCCGACCGCTACACCGTGATCCTCGTCGACCCGCCCGGCCATGGTGACAGCCAGGCCTTGCACCGAATGTTCCGATTCGAAGACTGCGCACACAGCATCGAACAAATCCTCGACACCCTCGGCATCGAGCGCGCACACCTCGTGGGCAATTCCTGGGGCGGAATGATCGGGGGAACCTTCGCGGCACTGCATCCCGGCCGTGCCGGAGCGTCCGTCTTGATGAACGCCACCGCCTCGCGCGCGAACATGCGTCAGACCGTCGAGTTTCGGCTGCTCACCGAGATAGTCCGGCTGCTGGGAAAATTCCGCGAACCACTCACCACCCGCGCGGTGAAGGCCTTTGTCGGCCCCACCATCATGCGCGAGCGCCCCCAGGTAGAACAGGCGATCCGCGCCGAACTGCGCGATCTCAACGTCGACTCGGTCTATTGGGCGGTCAACAGCGTCGTTCCGGCACGGCCCGACCAACGCGAGCTGTTCGGGCGCATCGGTACACCGATCCTGGTTGTCGCCGGGCGCGAGGATCCCACCTTTCCCGTCGCCGAGACCGAGCTGATGGCCGAAGCGATCCCCGGCGCCGAGTTCGTGATCATGGAGAACACCGGACATCTGGCCGCATTGGAACGCCCCGACGAGGTCAACGCCCTCATCGACGAGTTCCTCAAGCGGCACCCGCTGGAGGGCTAG
- a CDS encoding DMT family protein, with the protein MIAARFLPPVLLICSNIFMTFAWYGHLKFKDHPLWVVVLVSWFIAFFEYCLAVPANRLGSEVYSGAELKAMQEVITLTVFLGFAVWYLGEKLTLNHLVGFVLIAAGAYFVFNGPFG; encoded by the coding sequence ATGATTGCTGCCCGGTTCCTGCCGCCAGTGCTGCTCATCTGCTCAAACATCTTCATGACCTTTGCCTGGTACGGGCATCTGAAATTCAAGGATCACCCGTTGTGGGTGGTGGTCCTCGTCAGCTGGTTCATCGCATTCTTCGAGTACTGCCTGGCAGTTCCCGCGAATCGTCTTGGCAGTGAGGTGTATTCGGGCGCCGAGCTCAAGGCGATGCAAGAGGTCATCACGCTAACGGTGTTTCTCGGTTTCGCGGTGTGGTACCTGGGGGAGAAGCTCACCCTGAATCACCTGGTGGGGTTCGTATTGATCGCCGCCGGGGCCTACTTCGTATTCAACGGCCCGTTCGGATAG
- a CDS encoding Fur family transcriptional regulator has translation MTAVQPPAPAAALRRAGLRVTAPRVAVLNAIAAHPHSTADVIAMVVRADLGKVSTQAVYDVLKACVSAGLVRRIEPAGSAALFETRIGDNHHHLVCRRCGAVTDVDCTVGHAPCLEPSHTAGFVVDEAEIVFWGLCPECQPN, from the coding sequence GTGACCGCAGTACAGCCCCCCGCCCCAGCCGCTGCATTGCGCAGGGCGGGACTGCGTGTCACGGCTCCGCGCGTCGCGGTTCTGAACGCGATTGCGGCGCATCCACATTCAACCGCAGATGTCATCGCGATGGTGGTGCGTGCCGATCTTGGGAAGGTGTCCACACAGGCCGTCTATGACGTGCTCAAGGCCTGTGTGAGTGCCGGGCTGGTGCGACGTATCGAACCGGCTGGTTCCGCGGCGCTCTTTGAGACGCGTATCGGCGACAACCATCACCATCTGGTCTGTCGCCGTTGCGGTGCCGTCACCGATGTGGACTGCACCGTCGGGCATGCGCCGTGCCTGGAGCCGTCACATACCGCGGGGTTCGTGGTCGACGAGGCCGAAATCGTGTTCTGGGGCCTGTGCCCCGAATGTCAGCCCAATTAA
- a CDS encoding catalase, with amino-acid sequence MSIRTTTNTGIAVESDDESLTAGIQGPVLLHDHYLIEKLAQFNRERVPERIVHAKGAGAYGELVVTADVSKYTKAKLFQPGAKTASLVRFSTVAGEQGSPDTWRDPRGFAIKFYTEDGNYDLVGNNTPVFFIRDAIKFPDFIRSQKRLPGSGLRDHNMQWDFWTLRPETAHQVTWLMGDRGIPKNYRHMNGYGSHTYQWVNAEGERFWVKYHFRTDQGQDFLTQQEADALAGSDADAHRRDLWDAIEQGNFPSWTLHVQIMPVAEAQGYRFNPFDLTKVWSKKDYPLIEVGKWTLNRNPGNYFVDIEQAAFEPSNIVPGIGFSPDKMLLGRVFAYADAHRYRIGTNYAQLPPNEARAATVNSYSKEGAMRYHFNDPEVPVYAPNSFGGPHADPQAAGDLGAWDFDGTAVRAGYVQHAEDDDFVQAGTLVREVLDDEQRARLASNIVGHVLGGVSEPVLSRVFEYWKNVDPELGKAVEEGVRAGLDAQ; translated from the coding sequence ATGTCCATCCGTACAACCACGAACACCGGTATCGCAGTGGAGAGCGACGACGAGTCGTTGACCGCGGGCATCCAGGGCCCGGTTCTGTTGCATGACCACTATCTGATCGAAAAGCTTGCGCAGTTCAACCGGGAACGCGTTCCCGAGCGCATCGTGCACGCCAAGGGTGCCGGCGCGTACGGAGAGCTCGTCGTCACCGCGGACGTCTCGAAGTACACCAAGGCCAAGCTGTTTCAGCCGGGTGCGAAAACAGCGTCACTGGTGCGCTTTTCGACGGTGGCAGGCGAACAGGGAAGTCCCGATACCTGGCGTGACCCGCGTGGTTTCGCCATCAAGTTCTATACCGAGGACGGCAATTACGACCTGGTCGGTAACAACACCCCCGTCTTCTTCATTCGCGATGCCATCAAGTTCCCGGACTTCATCCGCTCGCAGAAGCGGTTGCCGGGATCAGGATTGCGGGACCACAACATGCAGTGGGATTTTTGGACGCTGCGTCCCGAGACGGCACACCAGGTCACCTGGTTGATGGGTGATCGCGGGATCCCGAAGAACTACCGCCACATGAACGGATACGGCTCGCACACCTATCAGTGGGTCAACGCAGAGGGGGAGCGTTTCTGGGTGAAGTACCACTTCCGGACCGATCAGGGCCAGGATTTCCTGACCCAGCAGGAAGCGGATGCACTCGCCGGGTCCGACGCCGACGCGCATCGTCGCGATCTGTGGGATGCGATCGAGCAAGGCAATTTTCCGAGCTGGACCCTCCATGTGCAGATCATGCCGGTGGCCGAGGCACAGGGATACCGGTTCAATCCGTTCGATCTGACCAAGGTTTGGTCCAAGAAGGACTACCCCTTGATCGAGGTCGGCAAGTGGACGCTCAATCGCAACCCGGGGAACTACTTCGTCGACATCGAGCAGGCTGCCTTCGAACCATCGAATATCGTTCCGGGAATAGGCTTCTCACCCGACAAGATGCTGCTCGGCCGGGTGTTTGCCTACGCCGACGCACATCGGTACCGGATCGGCACCAACTATGCGCAGTTGCCGCCCAACGAGGCGCGGGCCGCGACCGTGAATTCCTACTCCAAGGAGGGCGCGATGCGGTATCACTTCAATGATCCCGAGGTTCCGGTGTACGCCCCCAACTCTTTCGGGGGTCCGCATGCCGATCCGCAGGCAGCGGGCGACCTGGGGGCGTGGGATTTCGACGGCACCGCCGTGCGTGCCGGGTATGTCCAGCACGCCGAGGACGACGACTTCGTCCAAGCCGGAACCTTGGTCCGTGAGGTGCTGGACGATGAACAGCGCGCGCGGCTGGCGAGCAACATCGTGGGCCATGTGCTGGGCGGCGTCAGTGAACCCGTGCTGTCCCGAGTGTTCGAATACTGGAAGAACGTAGATCCGGAGCTGGGCAAGGCCGTCGAAGAGGGCGTTCGCGCCGGTCTCGACGCGCAGTAG
- a CDS encoding organic hydroperoxide resistance protein: protein MSNEAVYTAEATSTGGGRDGHVRSSDGRIDLDTRIPKAMGGNGEGTNPEQLFAAGYSACFLSALNLVARIAKVQLDPATSITAKVGISKTPEGGFDLSAELDGYLPGLSQEVADDLLEQAHEVCPYSNATRGNIEVTVKARV, encoded by the coding sequence ATGTCCAATGAGGCCGTCTACACCGCAGAAGCCACGTCGACCGGGGGAGGCCGTGACGGGCATGTGCGCTCGTCGGATGGCCGGATAGATCTAGACACCCGAATTCCAAAAGCAATGGGCGGCAACGGCGAAGGCACCAATCCTGAGCAGTTGTTCGCGGCCGGGTACTCGGCGTGTTTCTTGAGCGCACTCAATCTGGTGGCGCGTATCGCGAAGGTGCAGCTCGACCCCGCGACATCGATCACCGCGAAGGTGGGAATCTCCAAGACCCCGGAGGGCGGATTCGATCTGTCGGCCGAGCTGGATGGGTACCTGCCCGGGCTGTCCCAGGAGGTCGCCGATGACCTGTTGGAGCAGGCGCATGAGGTATGCCCGTACTCCAACGCGACCCGCGGCAACATCGAGGTGACGGTCAAGGCGCGGGTCTGA
- a CDS encoding sensor domain-containing protein, translated as MRGFVVAGVSALALVFAPAAQAVGPDAVVLKPKVVNSIVGTELPVTRTVESPTAGYQVSEPSCLSFVDVGLDEVFNGNGELAEYRGQTSQRSDSDTTYSVKQAVGVFQRPIAAVDPVVALLFVDNCYGVPLDVTDGQGARETWTITKGKSGDTTASWSMASATGTTCYVQMRAKREVLLQVKACVPKNGENIAAALADAMEGRA; from the coding sequence ATGCGCGGGTTCGTCGTCGCGGGGGTATCGGCGCTGGCCTTGGTGTTCGCGCCGGCGGCCCAGGCGGTTGGTCCGGATGCCGTCGTGCTCAAGCCCAAGGTGGTGAATTCGATCGTCGGCACCGAACTTCCCGTCACCCGGACTGTCGAATCTCCGACGGCCGGCTACCAGGTGAGCGAACCGAGTTGTCTGAGCTTCGTCGATGTGGGGCTGGACGAGGTGTTCAACGGTAACGGCGAATTAGCCGAGTATCGCGGGCAGACGTCACAGAGATCGGATTCGGACACAACGTATTCCGTGAAGCAGGCGGTGGGGGTTTTTCAGCGCCCGATCGCCGCGGTGGATCCGGTTGTCGCGCTGTTGTTCGTGGACAACTGCTACGGCGTACCTCTGGATGTGACCGATGGCCAGGGTGCGCGGGAAACGTGGACCATCACCAAGGGCAAGTCGGGAGACACCACGGCCAGCTGGTCGATGGCCAGCGCCACCGGGACTACTTGCTACGTGCAGATGCGTGCGAAGCGCGAGGTGTTATTGCAGGTGAAGGCGTGTGTACCGAAGAATGGCGAGAACATCGCCGCGGCCCTCGCCGATGCCATGGAGGGACGGGCATGA
- a CDS encoding sensor domain-containing protein: protein MTIKIASAVTAATVVALALAPVAGARPSDPGVVNYAVLARGSVSNVLGAQLGSHSEFTQPFQAFSVDIPECNNWSDIGLDEVYADPDLASFRGATTQDSATDATHLVKQSIGVFANDDAADRAFHRVVDRTQGCSGQTATLLLNDGRREVWTFTGPAAGAADAAWMKEEAGLDRRCFNQTRRRENVLLQAKVCQPGNGSLAVNVLANTMQNGLGQ from the coding sequence ATGACCATCAAGATCGCCTCGGCCGTGACTGCTGCGACGGTGGTCGCGCTTGCGCTGGCCCCCGTTGCGGGAGCTCGTCCATCCGATCCGGGCGTCGTGAACTATGCGGTGCTCGCGCGCGGATCGGTGAGCAATGTCCTGGGGGCGCAGCTCGGGTCGCATAGTGAGTTCACCCAGCCGTTCCAGGCGTTCTCGGTGGATATCCCCGAATGCAACAACTGGTCGGATATTGGGCTCGATGAGGTGTACGCCGATCCGGATCTGGCCTCGTTCCGGGGTGCGACGACGCAAGACTCGGCCACGGATGCAACGCATTTGGTCAAGCAGTCGATCGGGGTGTTCGCCAACGACGATGCCGCTGACCGCGCATTCCATCGAGTGGTGGACCGCACTCAAGGATGCTCCGGTCAGACGGCCACCTTGCTCCTGAATGACGGCCGACGCGAGGTGTGGACATTCACCGGACCCGCGGCCGGTGCCGCCGACGCCGCGTGGATGAAGGAGGAGGCCGGTCTCGACCGTCGCTGCTTCAACCAGACCCGCAGGCGCGAGAATGTGTTGCTTCAGGCCAAGGTCTGCCAGCCGGGGAACGGCAGCCTTGCGGTGAACGTGCTGGCCAACACGATGCAAAACGGCCTGGGCCAGTAG
- a CDS encoding nitronate monooxygenase, with protein MHTPICDELGIEFPIFAFTHCRDVVVAVSKAGGFGVLGAVGFTPEQLEIELNWIDEHIGDHPYGVDIVIPNKYEGMDANMSAEDLTKMLQSMVPQEHLDFGRKLLADHGVPVEEGNDNALQLLGWTEATATPQVEIALRHPKMTLIANALGTPPPDMIKHIHDAGRKVAALCGSPKQARKHADAGVDIVIAQGGEGGGHCGEVGSIVLWPQVVKEIAPVPVLAAGGIGSGYQIAAALAMGAQGAWSGSQWLMVEEAENTAVQQDTYVKATSRDTVRSRSFTGKPCRMLKNDWTEAWQTEGNPEPLGMPLQYMVSGMAVAATHKFPDQTIDVAFNPIGQVVGQFTKVEKSAAVIERWVQEYLEATNTLNELNEAAASV; from the coding sequence ATGCACACCCCGATCTGCGACGAACTCGGTATCGAGTTCCCGATTTTCGCCTTCACCCACTGCCGGGACGTCGTCGTCGCGGTGAGCAAGGCCGGTGGCTTCGGCGTGCTGGGCGCCGTCGGATTCACCCCCGAACAGCTCGAAATCGAGCTGAACTGGATCGACGAGCACATCGGTGACCATCCCTATGGCGTCGACATCGTCATCCCCAACAAGTACGAGGGCATGGACGCGAACATGTCGGCCGAAGACCTCACCAAGATGCTCCAGTCGATGGTTCCGCAGGAGCATCTGGATTTCGGTCGCAAGCTGCTGGCCGACCACGGAGTACCCGTCGAAGAGGGCAATGACAACGCCCTGCAACTGCTGGGCTGGACCGAAGCCACCGCGACCCCCCAGGTGGAGATCGCGCTGCGCCATCCCAAGATGACGCTCATCGCCAACGCGCTCGGCACCCCGCCGCCCGACATGATCAAGCACATCCACGACGCCGGCCGCAAGGTCGCGGCGTTGTGCGGTTCGCCCAAGCAGGCCCGCAAGCATGCCGACGCCGGGGTGGACATCGTCATCGCCCAGGGCGGCGAGGGTGGCGGCCACTGCGGTGAGGTCGGCTCGATCGTGCTGTGGCCCCAGGTGGTCAAGGAGATCGCACCGGTGCCCGTGCTGGCCGCCGGGGGTATCGGCAGCGGCTACCAGATCGCCGCAGCGCTGGCCATGGGTGCGCAGGGCGCATGGAGCGGCTCGCAGTGGCTCATGGTCGAGGAGGCCGAGAACACCGCGGTGCAACAGGACACCTACGTCAAGGCCACCAGCCGCGACACCGTGCGGAGCCGGTCCTTCACGGGCAAGCCGTGCCGGATGCTCAAGAACGATTGGACCGAGGCCTGGCAGACCGAGGGCAATCCCGAACCGCTGGGAATGCCCTTGCAGTACATGGTTTCCGGGATGGCGGTGGCAGCCACTCACAAGTTCCCGGATCAGACCATCGACGTCGCCTTCAACCCGATCGGCCAGGTCGTCGGCCAGTTCACCAAGGTGGAGAAGTCGGCCGCGGTCATCGAGCGTTGGGTCCAGGAGTACCTGGAGGCCACCAACACGCTCAACGAACTCAATGAGGCCGCCGCGTCGGTGTAA
- a CDS encoding ammonium transporter: MFPHMGVPDAANTAWVLTSAALVLLMTPALAFFYGGMVRAKSVLNMMMMCFSAVAVVWVLWVAFGYSMAFGTDIGGGLLGDPFQFAGLQHLFEGDYKAPSVPLWGQTNIPALVFVMFQAGFAMVTVALIAGAVADRMRFLPWIAFTALWATLVYFPVAHWVFAVEGTTADKSGWLANLGVLDFAGGTAVEINSGAAGLALAIVLGKRRGWPREAMRPHNLPAVMLGAGLLWFGWFGFNAGSALAADGTAAIVIANTLGAGAMSMAAWLLVEKVRHGKPTSFGAASGVVAGLVAITPSCAAVTPIGALVIGAVAGAVSSLAIELKYRLGYDDSLDVVGVHLVGGVVGTLMIGVVGSAAAPAGVNGLLYGGGLHQFWLQLVGVAAVLAYSVAVTGVIGLGLRHSMGIRSHPQHESDGLDDAEHAESAYELATTRGGGLINPGL, from the coding sequence ATGTTTCCGCATATGGGAGTGCCGGACGCGGCCAATACCGCCTGGGTTCTGACGAGTGCCGCGCTGGTGCTCCTGATGACCCCGGCGCTGGCCTTCTTCTATGGCGGCATGGTGCGCGCCAAGAGCGTCCTCAACATGATGATGATGTGCTTCTCGGCCGTCGCCGTGGTGTGGGTGCTCTGGGTGGCCTTTGGGTACTCGATGGCGTTCGGTACCGACATCGGTGGCGGACTACTCGGCGATCCGTTCCAGTTCGCCGGATTGCAGCATCTGTTCGAGGGCGACTACAAGGCCCCCTCGGTGCCGCTGTGGGGCCAGACCAACATTCCGGCATTGGTGTTCGTCATGTTCCAGGCGGGGTTCGCCATGGTGACGGTGGCGCTCATCGCGGGTGCGGTCGCCGACCGGATGCGCTTCCTGCCGTGGATCGCGTTCACGGCACTGTGGGCAACTCTGGTGTACTTCCCGGTGGCGCACTGGGTATTCGCGGTTGAGGGCACCACTGCCGACAAGAGCGGATGGCTCGCGAACCTGGGCGTCCTCGACTTCGCGGGTGGTACGGCCGTGGAGATCAATTCGGGTGCTGCCGGATTGGCGCTGGCCATCGTTCTTGGCAAGCGGCGCGGATGGCCGCGCGAGGCCATGCGCCCCCACAACCTGCCTGCCGTCATGCTCGGTGCCGGGCTGCTGTGGTTCGGCTGGTTCGGATTCAACGCCGGTTCGGCGTTGGCCGCCGATGGCACCGCCGCGATCGTCATCGCCAACACCCTGGGTGCGGGCGCCATGTCGATGGCAGCCTGGCTGCTGGTCGAAAAGGTCCGGCACGGCAAGCCCACCTCATTCGGTGCGGCCTCGGGCGTCGTCGCGGGTTTGGTGGCCATCACGCCTTCGTGCGCCGCGGTCACGCCCATCGGCGCGCTGGTGATCGGTGCGGTGGCCGGTGCGGTGAGCTCTCTCGCCATCGAACTGAAATACCGTCTGGGATATGACGATTCGCTCGACGTGGTGGGTGTGCACCTGGTGGGTGGCGTGGTCGGTACGTTGATGATCGGTGTTGTCGGCAGTGCCGCGGCCCCCGCCGGTGTCAATGGGCTGCTGTACGGCGGCGGGTTGCATCAGTTCTGGCTGCAGCTGGTGGGCGTGGCGGCGGTGCTCGCCTACTCGGTTGCGGTCACCGGGGTCATTGGGCTGGGCCTTCGCCATTCCATGGGCATTCGGTCGCATCCGCAGCACGAGTCCGATGGTCTCGACGACGCCGAGCATGCGGAGTCGGCCTACGAGCTGGCCACCACCCGCGGTGGTGGGCTCATCAACCCGGGGCTCTGA
- a CDS encoding methyltransferase family protein: MAVAALVVYLVFIAAGLGWKSYRQWRATGSTGVRGFHGRPGSREWFAGVGFIAAIIAALFAPILQLAGLIAPLPALDHQSLQVAGIALAATGIVATVGAQQTMGESWRVGVDTRETTTLVSSGVFGWVRNPIFTAMLTFAAGSVLMTPNLLALSGFVLLAASIELQVRVVEEPYLLAAHGKTYRDYGSRVGRFLPGIGRFRAPG, from the coding sequence ATGGCCGTGGCAGCGCTCGTCGTCTATCTGGTCTTCATCGCCGCCGGGCTGGGCTGGAAGAGCTACCGACAGTGGCGAGCCACCGGCTCCACCGGCGTCCGCGGATTCCACGGACGCCCCGGGTCACGCGAATGGTTCGCGGGGGTGGGATTCATCGCCGCGATAATCGCCGCCCTGTTCGCACCCATCCTGCAGCTGGCGGGACTCATCGCGCCCCTTCCCGCACTGGATCATCAATCCCTTCAAGTCGCGGGAATCGCACTGGCGGCAACGGGAATCGTCGCTACGGTCGGGGCTCAGCAGACCATGGGCGAATCGTGGCGGGTCGGCGTCGACACCCGCGAGACCACCACGTTGGTGAGCAGCGGCGTTTTCGGCTGGGTGCGCAACCCGATCTTCACCGCAATGCTGACCTTCGCGGCCGGGTCGGTCCTCATGACCCCGAACCTGTTGGCCCTCAGCGGTTTCGTGTTGCTCGCCGCCTCGATCGAACTGCAGGTGCGGGTGGTCGAAGAGCCGTATCTACTCGCGGCACACGGCAAGACCTACCGCGACTACGGATCCCGGGTCGGACGGTTTCTACCCGGGATCGGCAGATTCAGAGCCCCGGGTTGA
- a CDS encoding sensor domain-containing protein yields MASVLCVLAMAASSGTASANPDELPVLVDALPGLMLEPGDVSPVVGSGMSVSGDWAGLVSDRTDRPECGSVVLASAASYESSNYLSGRYRSLTDGPSWTRLVDQSMVIFPEWSDAANFALGEADRWRACENQRVTSLLPQPDGSTRREWVQLRKIVQVQEVLVVGYAWPTDYGGAMYCQHALAPLRNVAIDVRVCGQRDGNRALDLIQALLPRVAQA; encoded by the coding sequence GTGGCGTCGGTTCTTTGTGTGCTGGCGATGGCGGCGTCGTCGGGCACCGCCTCGGCGAATCCTGACGAGTTACCGGTGCTGGTGGACGCGCTCCCCGGTCTGATGCTTGAGCCCGGGGACGTGAGTCCCGTCGTGGGGTCCGGCATGTCTGTTTCCGGAGATTGGGCCGGGCTGGTGTCAGATCGGACCGACAGACCCGAATGCGGCAGTGTGGTTTTGGCGTCGGCAGCCAGTTACGAATCCTCCAATTACTTGTCTGGGCGGTACCGGTCATTGACGGACGGGCCGAGCTGGACGCGCTTGGTGGACCAGAGCATGGTGATCTTTCCCGAGTGGTCGGATGCGGCGAACTTCGCGCTCGGTGAGGCGGATCGCTGGCGGGCCTGCGAAAACCAGCGGGTCACTTCGCTCCTGCCGCAACCTGACGGAAGCACGCGTCGTGAATGGGTGCAGCTTCGCAAGATCGTCCAGGTGCAGGAGGTTCTGGTGGTCGGGTACGCGTGGCCGACGGATTACGGCGGAGCCATGTACTGCCAGCACGCGCTCGCGCCACTACGGAACGTGGCTATCGACGTGCGGGTTTGTGGTCAGCGCGACGGGAACCGTGCACTGGACCTCATCCAGGCCCTGCTGCCGCGGGTGGCTCAGGCGTAG
- a CDS encoding PfkB family carbohydrate kinase, with translation MPDRDGLIVCGETLVDVVPAADGLWRSVPGGGPYNTAIAAARLGTRTALLTQVSHDVFGRRCIDNLTAAGVDESLVIRHDVPTTLAIAEIDELGVAQYRFYWQGTTNDVAPPSLPVAALAPVAVWAGSIASVLWPGREALRAWIVEHYSDAPLIFDVNVRPTLLGDRQTYIERITSWLALAEVARASTEDLQFLYPGVSIAGVVGRWFDDYPRIRIALITCGAAGSLAFRRGESSPLRIPAHQVSVVDTVGAGDTYTGAFLDGFYQRRLELSEALHRAAVAAAITCTRSGAQPPDSAELANELRRIGS, from the coding sequence GTGCCCGACAGAGATGGCCTCATCGTCTGCGGCGAGACGCTGGTCGACGTGGTGCCCGCGGCCGACGGATTGTGGCGCTCGGTACCGGGCGGTGGTCCGTACAACACCGCGATCGCCGCCGCCCGGCTTGGCACGCGAACCGCTCTTCTCACGCAGGTGTCTCACGACGTCTTCGGGCGCCGGTGCATCGACAACCTGACCGCGGCGGGTGTCGACGAGTCGTTGGTGATACGCCATGACGTCCCTACGACATTGGCCATCGCGGAAATCGACGAGCTGGGTGTCGCCCAGTACCGGTTCTATTGGCAGGGAACCACCAATGATGTTGCTCCACCATCGCTTCCTGTTGCGGCGCTCGCGCCGGTGGCGGTATGGGCGGGCTCAATCGCCAGCGTCCTCTGGCCAGGGCGCGAGGCGCTGCGGGCCTGGATAGTCGAGCACTATTCGGACGCTCCACTCATTTTCGATGTGAATGTGCGCCCAACGCTCCTGGGCGACCGCCAGACGTATATCGAGCGCATCACTTCGTGGCTGGCTCTCGCGGAGGTGGCGCGGGCCAGCACCGAAGACCTCCAGTTCCTGTACCCGGGCGTATCGATCGCGGGTGTGGTGGGCCGCTGGTTCGATGATTACCCCCGCATCCGGATCGCGTTGATCACCTGCGGTGCGGCGGGCTCGCTGGCCTTCCGGCGGGGCGAATCCTCGCCGCTGCGCATCCCCGCCCACCAGGTCAGCGTTGTGGACACCGTCGGTGCCGGGGACACGTACACCGGCGCCTTCCTTGACGGGTTCTATCAGCGGCGGCTTGAGCTGTCCGAGGCGCTGCACCGTGCGGCGGTGGCGGCGGCGATCACCTGCACCCGTTCCGGAGCACAGCCGCCGGATTCGGCTGAGCTGGCCAACGAGCTGCGCCGCATCGGGTCCTAG